GGTTTCCTACGGAAAAACTCCGACAAGCATCAGGTATTTCTTCGTTCTGATAGTGCTGGCTGAGTTTTCATGCAAGAGGCATACGGATCAAAGACACTGTTATTTCTGAACCTTTAGGCTGTGGCTACGTATTACTGTGCCCTTGTGCATTTACGTTTAAATTGGGCCTGAACTCTGTATATCTGATGGTGCAGCAGCCAGCGCATAGATTTGTCATCCCTTACAAATCACATTTTCTCATTTTGGGTGCTATTTATGCACTCCCTGTTCAGACAAGAATTCGAAAGCTCGCCCTTTTGTGTTCATGTGCGCACAAGCAGTCATCTTGCTCTGCAGAGCTGTTGCAGATGGTTGGTATCTCTTGCACCACAATATGTGTATGTGTGCAGACCAGGTCGCTTCTGTCCAGTTCTTTTGAGGAGCTCAAGTGGATCCTCGGAGCCATTTGCCAGGGCGATGTACCTGCTCTATCATCTTCGTAGAACAGCGACTCATGAGCATTCGAATTAGATGCAGGGAGGAATCTAAGTCGTTGCGGGAATCCGTTAAGCATGCGCATAAACAAGGAGGTAAATCCCGGTAGGCACATaaaaattactccctctgtaaagaaatactcCTACTAACTACTGtactagtgatctaaacactcttatatttatttacagagggggTACAACCAATTCAAACACCCTTACAAGTGTAACACAGACTGAACTGTAGTGCTGGGCAATTATCAGCAGTTCCTATGGCCATCTAATTGAGCAGCGTGGAGGCAAAGAATCCATGCTTTATCCTCTTGCCCATATTGTCAAAATCTAGAGACAAGGAAAACCATAAATTTTGCCAGCTGGAAGAGTGAGCCGTCACGTCATTCACAAGGAAAACAGGGGTACAAAGAAATGGTGAACATGTCCTGTTTACTCACAGCTAATCCTTAGGTGTTAATTACAGTATTGAATCATGGAAGATACGGCATGATTCTGACAGGGAACGGGCCGAGTGACCTTAATTCAGATCTGCCCAAAATGAAATTCAGGATCTCACAGCTAATCCTACTTGACAAATACAATGCCGCGGCTATGTGTCACACTTCTATACGATGGATAATTTACATGATGGCTGGCTGACCTTAGAAGAGAACAGCCGTTCTTAGTTAAACATGCCTTTGGCCTGAGAGAAAGCCCACTGAACATGTTGGTACCAACAGGCAATTCCCTTTGCTCCATAGCATTACAAGACGAGTATCTTGTGCTTTGGCTCTTCAACACAGGTCCCTCCCTCCCTGTCAATCCAGTTGTTCATCTTACATCCTAACTCCATGATAATACATCTAACAGATCAACCATTGCAAGAATGCCAAGTGTCAGCTATGCATCGGTCTTTCGGAATATCGTTAGATGGTTGCTTCAAGATGACTCTTGCCCTCGGTTACTACTCGCTTGACCCACTGTTTCTTGAGGAGGAATCTGCAGGTATAGCAAGATTTATTCCAAATGTGGCTTTCAACCTCACAAATAGCTCACAAGATGGTGGAAGATATAATACCGCGTGAGGGCCGCTTTCCCtccattgcttctttcttttcctgGCAACTGTGACAAAGGAACGGACCATCCCAGGGACACACCTTTCCTGGCTTTGACAAACCCTCGTGTATCGATATCCCTTGACCAGACTCTAGCTCTACTTGACAAATTGCACATACAAAGAGCTTGAACATATTTCGGACTGGATACTCGGAGTCTAGCCTGCATTCACCAGAAGTAAAATGTCAGCAATTAATAGACAATGACAATAAAAAAGTTTGAATGAGACCCAACTGGTAAGGCATTCAGCTTCATAAGGTGTTTCCACATAGAGCGAAACAGGCGCTTTGCTTTTCTGCTTGTTTGCATTTTCATCTCACCCCTGAAACTCTAGAACCGCTTGAATTACAACCTCAAACTATTGAAATATCCACTTTTTACCCTCAGCTGGTTCCATGAGTAGTTTTGGGTGGCAGGCCGTCCAAGCATTGCCATGCCACTACCGTGGAGAAACAAACACTACGAGAACAAGCAATATAAGACAAACAGAACCATTGGGATAAAATAACTTCCACAAAAGAGAAAATACTTAGAAGCCAGAgaaaaatagtacaacaacaaagcCGTTCAGTCCCAAAGAAattggggtaggctagagttgaaacTCGTAAGATCTCGAAACCAAGTCATGGATAGCTAACTTCCACGCAATCCTGTCCATGGCTAGTTGAAACCCTGTCCATGCTTGAGAGAAaaaaaggcaaaggcaaagtttTTTTTTACGATGTGGAAGTGAGGTTGCAGACCTGTGGCATCCATGTGGGCCGCAAGGCACTTGTGAAACCACTTGAGGTGAAACTGAAGCATTTCAATAGTTCAAGGTAGTATTTTAAATGGTTTTAAAGTTCAGTGTTGAAAAGTGAACTTTCGCCATAAGTTTAGGATTGGATGGTTGACATTTCTTTCTCTTTTGATGTTTGTGTCAAGTTCTGGATGAACACTATGGTTGGGGAGTTTGAGTTGTCCCGTTGTTGTCAAtctatggtggaacccaacaaggCTTATGGCAAAATATGGTGTTTTCACGAGACATGACAATTGTTGCCAATCAAACATCGAATCATATTTTTTGACAAAATAATCTTGAAGGACTGAATCCAAATATTTAGCAATGCTACAAAAGAAGTATAGCGTCCTACAATAATAATTGTCGAAAGAAGACTTGTTGCCTGGTTGATAAAATGTAATGCTAGCCAAATATACTAAATTAAACACAAATGTAACATGTGGTACCCAATCACAGCAACACCTGTACCAACCTGACTTCAGTCTAAAGGGCTATGCCCTGTTTCATTGAATGGTAAGGTGTTATATAGTAGAAAACCCATACCCAATGCTCAATCGAAATGATATTTTCTATTAGATGTATGGCATCGACCGTTGTCACAGAATCTAACAGAACCTGTGTTCCAGCATATACAATTTCAGCCTGCAGAGTAAGGTCTCTTCAGTTGAATATGACAAGGTGTAACTCAGGTGACATCTTCAGCTCAAATGGTATGTCACATGTTACCAAAAAGCTAAACCACTGCTAAACTCAGGTTTCCCAAGTACGAGTTATTGTTTAGTCAGGAAGCTTTGGGTTCACCATATAATTGTGTGTGAACTAGTATGGATCCATCGACACAATGGAGAAAGGGAACATACCATCTTAGCAGAGATGGGCATCCATCCTCAAAGACTTCCTCCACCAAGTCGGGCTCAGAAGTACGCTCCGTATCAGCACGTGATAATGTGTCTGATGTTCTTTTTCTGATGAATATATTTTTCAAAAGACTAAAGCCATTCCGTGCCTTCTTTCGAGAATGTATAGTGGATTTCGGTTTTTCTGGCGGTATTATGTCAATAACAATACAAGTTGTATCATCCCTTAATCCTTTTGCATCCACTGCTTCCTGCAAAAGATCAACAGTAAATAACAGTTTTATTCTAATGCACAATGACACACGGTACAAACTGAGGATTCCAGGTAGTGTGCCAGAAATGAGGGGTTAAGTGGCTGTACTTTGACAATTTGATCCGCTGCAGCCTCTGGAGGAAGCCCTCGTGCGCAACTAAAAGCCATTTCCGCAGTCAAGGCATCCCAAACACCGTCACTTGAAATAATTAGACGACCTCCAGCACTAGATAGCTGCAGCAAGCATTAGAAGACATTAGTATTTCGAAAATATGATTAAAAAATCTTCAGAAAAACACTTTATTATGCCGACTTTTCACACATGGGTGCAGACAAAACTTTTTGCAAAATGCACCTTGTATATTTCAAAAGGCAATAGGGATTTTGTGTAGATGTGCCACATACATGTGCACTTGAGAAACATCAAGCAAAAATATGAACTATTGTGAACCACAAAAATCTGTACTGCTACAAGACACTTGGTATGTTTGCAATATGTCATATCTTTTCTGTACAAATACACAAAATAGAACTAGGATTTTTTTTCAGATGGTGTTGAATTTTACAGGTTGTGCTTCTGCAATAGGTTGCAGAAGCACCCATGTCTATCAAATTTACACAAAAAGGACATTTCACGAagtgacaagaaaataaagatgACAAAGACAACGAGAATATTCAGACAGTAGAACTTCTGGTGCCTATCACTTTTATTGTGACGTTTTGAATTTGGTTCTGTATAGAACAGACATGAAGAATTTTTTACCTTGATCTGCTTCACAAAAGGAACAGGAATGATAAATTCACCAACATCCTGATCACCAATTGATCTTGATAGGCATAAACCTCCTGGCCAACATCTAAGGGGGCCAATCTGGTTGGGCAATAAAGGAAAGAAGGGTCAAGCTAAAGGTGTGAATCAGACCTATTAACACAATTATGGTTCAGGGAAACATGAGAAAATATATATACAACATATGTAATCGGGATAATGTGCAAGCGCAAAGTTTTGAAATGAACCACCGAACGGTGAACACTCAACGGCATGTAGAGTAAGGCACTCATTAAAATTCCATAGGTACACAAAATATGGAAAGAGTGGTTCTAAACCAAAATTAGTACTTGTATAATAAGTAAGTCGATTCATTAGTCCCCACAGATTAAAATTACAAAGAAACTATCGAACAATTAGAAAGGGGCGAATTTGAAGTAAACAGCAAGCCCTGGTCGCCAAATGAAAATTCCACGCTTAATAACTTGCTACAAGTCAAATCAGTCGCTAACGGATAGCAACACTTTCGTAGCTACATCTTTCCAAAGTCATCAAAATATAAAGATTCAACTTTAGAAAGTTCCTTGGCTGCCAACACGTAAAATAGAGGGAAAAACTTGAGCAGAAGCAAAAGATGAAGAGCAAAACCTCAGCTCCACCAACAATATTTAGCCTGCCAACTTCACCTCCACATTCTGTTACACGTCCAACTCTACAAATGGAAACCAAAAAGTGATAAGAAGCAGCGACATATATTCATGAATAGAGCAACGGAATTGATGAATTTGTGATATAGTATAAACAAATCTTACTCCTCCCCGCTAGCATCAAAACGATGATCAGCCGACAAGTAGTAAATTGAACCCTCTGCTTCAAGGACACATCGAGAATCACCGACGGATGCGGCGGTCACAACGGAGCCGTCGATTATGACGAGCGTCACGGTTGTCCCCGAAGAGTGCGCTGAAAGGCAGGAGTGGACAAACAAGGTTCAGCACTGGTACTACTGCACCGGTGTACCAGGAGAGCATGGACATGCACAAATTTGAATTGATGACCTCCCAACTGAGGTGGGCATAGAGCTGTGTGTACTTGTAGACATGGCAGTAATTGGTGGTGGTAGTAGTACTACACTAGGAATGGAGGGTCTTAATTAGCTCCATGTATAAATGGTCGCAGGGGATTTGACCTCTTGTCTGGAAATCCTTGTCGGTCTTGACGAAGCCGGCGACGAGCGCCCTGGGCAGCGCGGCGAGCCACTCGTCCCTGGTGAGGTGGGCGGGGACGCAGCCGAGCACATTGGCGAGGAGCCGCTCCTTGGCGTAGACCGCGGCGGCGGCCCCGTTGTGGCCGTCGAACATCTGCAACCAGGCAGGCACCTGTCAGAGCAGATCACCGGGCGAGATGAACAAGTGAAATGCAGCGGACGCGTGGGGAGGGGGAGCTTACGGCGAATGCGGAGAAGGAGGCGCCCGGGTGGCGCTCGCAGCCCTGCTTGAGCAGCGCGTAGTCCTCGCCCTTCCTGGCCCGGGCCGCCTGCCCCGCCGCGACCCCGGGCCGCTCGCCCCCCGCCGCGTCGGCCCGCTCCGCCGAGGCCTCCCGCAGCAGCAGGTCGGCGAGCGCCATGCTCCCGTGGCGCCGCCGGGGCGtcctcgcctccgccaccgccatcgTCGCTCAGATCCCCGCCGCGGATCCTGCGCGCATGGCAGGCGGGCAGGCGGGCGGGCTAGCTGGGTGGGCGAGAGAGAGCACGCGCGCGGGACGGGTCTCTGGGTCGCgctggcaggcaggcaggcaggcaggagggTTGGCCTGGCGGTGCGGTGCGGTGGTGGTGTGGTCGGGTAGCAAGCGGCCCCGAACCTTTCCGCTGGCTTTTTTGCCTGGGCGCGCGCGAGCTGTTGCTTTGCGGGATCGGCGAgggtggtgggggtgggggggccGGCACTCACATGGGGCGCGCCGctccgggagagagagagagaggaagacgaCGCGCAAATCCAGCCCGCTCCCACGCGCGCCGTCCCCGGCCGGACAAATTTATTGCGCGCCACCAATCAGGTCGCCCTGCCTTGCGTTTTTAACGGACGCGCCGCGGCAGGCAGCCAGGTGGGCCGCCTCTGGCTCTGCCGTTATCACACCACGAGGTCCggcatttttctttttccttttttttttggtagacagagaagagaagagaagaaggcGTCGTCGTCTACGTGCCCGATCGTAGTCCCGAGTGAGTCCCGTGAGTATCTACAAAAACGAGTTTGGACTATGCATGGTTGGATCGACATAGGGGAAGAGGACGTGGAAAAGTAGCAGCAACAGGTGGCTGCGACCTTGATATATTCTGAAATTGGCTTCACCAAAGTACCCCACTTTAGAAAATCTTATACCTAAAGTTTGTATGTGCGACCATTTGCTTGGAACTTCACCGGTGTGAGTTCCCCGTTGGCTAAGAGCATGTACAACCGAACTTTGCAAATCTGGCCCCTCAAACGTCCGCGAACGCAGACAGTAACCGGTCATGCCTCAAATTAGCCATTCTACGTTCGTCTCTCATATTTCAACCCTTAGATTCATAGAGAGCATGGTAGCGGGCAATGTGTGCCATGGCCTCCTCCTCCAGTGGGTCAGGCGGCGCTCTCGGTGGATGGTTCCTTTTCTGTTCATGATGGCTCTGAAGCGACTGGTATGGTGCTACGACGTCATGATGGTTCGGTCATCTTTGCTGCTTATAGGGTTTTATTCAGATGCAATGATGCTCTTGAAGCGGAGATCCATGCGCTTATGCAAGGCATGGCTTTAGCTCTCCAACACACAGAACTGCAAGTGATCGTCCAGTCAGATTCAATTGAGGCTTTGTCCATCTTATCAAATGAGAATCT
The window above is part of the Triticum aestivum cultivar Chinese Spring chromosome 2A, IWGSC CS RefSeq v2.1, whole genome shotgun sequence genome. Proteins encoded here:
- the LOC123189354 gene encoding probable protein phosphatase 2C 40 isoform X1 — encoded protein: MAVAEARTPRRRHGSMALADLLLREASAERADAAGGERPGVAAGQAARARKGEDYALLKQGCERHPGASFSAFAMFDGHNGAAAAVYAKERLLANVLGCVPAHLTRDEWLAALPRALVAGFVKTDKDFQTRAHSSGTTVTLVIIDGSVVTAASVGDSRCVLEAEGSIYYLSADHRFDASGEEVGRVTECGGEVGRLNIVGGAEIGPLRCWPGGLCLSRSIGDQDVGEFIIPVPFVKQIKLSSAGGRLIISSDGVWDALTAEMAFSCARGLPPEAAADQIVKEAVDAKGLRDDTTCIVIDIIPPEKPKSTIHSRKKARNGFSLLKNIFIRKRTSDTLSRADTERTSEPDLVEEVFEDGCPSLLRWLDSEYPVRNMFKLFVCAICQVELESGQGISIHEGLSKPGKVCPWDGPFLCHSCQEKKEAMEGKRPSRDSSSRNSGSSE
- the LOC123189354 gene encoding probable protein phosphatase 2C 40 isoform X2, with protein sequence MAVAEARTPRRRHGSMALADLLLREASAERADAAGGERPGVAAGQAARARKGEDYALLKQGCERHPGASFSAFAMFDGHNGAAAAVYAKERLLANVLGCVPAHLTRDEWLAALPRALVAGFVKTDKDFQTRAHSSGTTVTLVIIDGSVVTAASVGDSRCVLEAEGSIYYLSADHRFDASGEEVGRVTECGGEVGRLNIVGGAEIGPLRCWPGGLCLSRSIGDQDVGEFIIPVPFVKQIKLSSAGGRLIISSDGVWDALTAEMAFSCARGLPPEAAADQIVKEAVDAKGLRDDTTCIVIDIIPPEKPKSTIHSRKKARNGFSLLKNIFIRKRTSDTLSRADTERTSEPDLVEEVFEDGCPSLLRWLKLYMLEHRFC